In Falco cherrug isolate bFalChe1 unplaced genomic scaffold, bFalChe1.pri scaffold_49, whole genome shotgun sequence, the following proteins share a genomic window:
- the LOC129735185 gene encoding uncharacterized protein LOC129735185: MLCHVVLRRRPLSRARSRGAGQPWRGAGSRSACSPLCPACSRFPRPGAHPRRGSRTSRLPPGRLWAGSGAAPSGSFRPRASAARSLTEATADAGGSGAEGPAGLWRLVNSPRCRSVRWGASGRGLVINQPRCECELLGAGPAVAAQPGGRGAAAAAGFFKTKNFSSFIRQLSLYGFRKVGMLPGSSVVGPGPGPGPEGGQGNGGNCTGPLHRFRSPHFRRDRPDLLVHLKRLTKGNKAKMAAGLDVTSRPPNRFQRLPGTPLNGQPLSPPSTLSRPADTATCWFSAVIGEDFNSLAGSWTRVMHPMGAEL, translated from the exons ATGTTGTGTCACGTGGTCCTGCGGCGCCGCCCCCTTTCCCGCGCGCGGTCCCGGGGCGCCGGGCAGCCATGGCGGGGTGCGGGGTCGCGGAGCGCGTGTTCCCCGCTCTGCCCCGCCTGCAGCCGCTTTCCACGGCCCGGCGCCCACCCGCGCCGTGGTTCAAGGACGTCCAGGCTGCCCCCGGGACggctgtgggctggcagcggggccgccccgAGCGGCAGCTTTCGGCCCCGGGCCTCAGCCGCCCGGTCGCTCACGGAAGCTACGGCagatgctggtggcagcggagctgaggggccggcggg GCTGTGGCGGCTGGTCAACAGCCCGCGCTGCCGCTCCGTTCGCTGGGGTGCCTCCGGCCGGGGGCTGGTCATCAACCAGCCGCGCTGTGAGTGCGAGCTGCtgggcgccgggccggccgtCGCCGCGCAGCcgggtggccgtggggcagcggcagccgccgGTTTCTTCAAGACCAagaacttcagcagcttcatcCGGCAGCTCAGTCTCTATGGCTTCCGCAAGGTGGGGATGTTGCCGGGGAGCAGTGTGGTGGGGCCCGGGCCTGGGCCGGGCCCAGAGGGTGGACAAGGCAACGGTGGCAACTGCACCGGGCCCCTGCATCGCTTCCGCAGCCCCCACTTTCGCCGCGACCGCCCCGACCTCCTCGTCCACCTGAAGCGCCTGACGAAGGGCAACAAGGCGAAGATGGCAGCGGGCCTGGATGTGACCAGCCGCCCACCCAACCGCTTCCAGCGCTTGCCTGGCACGCCACTGAACGGGCAGCCGCTGTCTCCGCCCTCGACGCTCAGCAGGCCTG ctgatacagcaaCGTGTTGGTTCAGCGCAGTGATCGGAGAAGACTTTAATAGCCTGGCTGGCTCTTGGACCCGAGTGATGCACCCCAtgggtgcagagctgtaa